In Sphingomonas profundi, the sequence CGCGCCCTCGTTATGGTGGACGGCGCGTCGTGCAAGGGGCAAGATCGCCCGCGGCCGGCATGCGGCCGGGGAGATGATGGTGGGCACCTTCGCGCTGTTCCTGGCGATCCTGGCGATCGCCTTCGTCTTCGCCGGCGTCACGGTGGTGCGGCAGGGCTATCGCTACACGATCGAATATTTTGGCAAGTTCGTCGCCACGGCCCAGCCGGGTTTCAATTTCTACATGCCGTTCTTCTACCGCGTGGGCAAGAAGATCAACATGATGGAGCAGGTTCTGGACATTCCGGGGCAGGAGATCATCACGCGCGACAATGCGATGGTCTCGGTCGACGGGGTCGTGTTCTTCCAGGTGCTCGATGCCGCCAAGGCCGCCTATGAGGTGTCCGATCTCTACCAGGCGATCCTGGCGCTGATGACGACGAACCTGCGCACAGTGATGGGATCGATGGACCTCGACGAGACGCTGTCCAAACGGGACGAGATCAACGCGCGGCTGCTGAACGTCGTCGATCACGCCACTGCCGCCTGGGGCGTCAAGATCACCCGCGTCGAGGTGAAGGACATCAAGCCGCCGCAGGATATCGTGAACTCCATGGGCCGGCAGATGAAGGCGGAGCGGGAGAAGCGCGCCTCGATCCTGGAGGCGGAAGGCATGCGCGCCTCCGAGATCCTGCGGGCCGAGGGCGAGAAGCAGGGCCAGATCCTGCAGGCGGAAGGGCGCCGCGAGGCCGCCTTCCGCGATGCCGAGGCGCGCGAGCGCGCGGCCGAGGCGGAGGCCAAGGCGACGCGGATGGTGTCGGACGCGATCGCCGACGGCAACACGCAGGCGATCAACTATTTCGTCGCGCAGAAATATGTCGATGCCGTCGCCAAGTTCGCCACGTCACCGAACAGCAAGACGATCCTGTTCCCGGTCGAGGCGACGCAGCTGATCGGCACGCTCGGCGGCATCGGCGCGCTTGCGAAGGAGGCGCTGGGCAGCGACGACGCGCCCCCCGCCCCGCCGCAGCGCGCCGCGCCGCGCCGTCCCGGCCCGTTCGAGCAGCAGTGATGGCGGCGATCGCCACCCTGCCGGCGCACTGGTGGTGGCTGGTCGCGGCGCTGGCCTTCGCCATCGCCGAGATCGTCGCACCCGGCTTTTTCCTGATCTGGCTGGGCGCCGCCGCGGCGGTGGCGGGCGTGCTGACCCTCGCGCTCGGCCTGCCGCCGGTGGCGCAGGTGGCGGTGTTCGCGGTGGCGGCGATCGGTGCCGTCTACGCCGCCCGCCGGTGGTTCGCCGCCAACCCGGTCGCCTCGCCCGATCCCCTGCTCAACGACCGCGCCGCCCGCCTGATCGGCACCCTGGTGACGGTGGTGGAGCCGATCGCCGCCGGCCGAGGCCGCGTGCGCGTGGGTGACGGCGTCTGGAATGCCGCAGGCGCCGACGCGCTGCCGGGCGACACGGTGCGGGTAACGGGCGCGGACGGCACGACGCTGCTGGTGGAGCGCGCTTAGACGGCCGGGCTAACCGGGTGAAATACCGGAGGAGATTAGGTGAGCAAAGGTGGATACCACGGCGGTTCTACACTCGTCGGACCGGGCAGTCGCTACTGGTGGACTGATCCAGACGATCGCAAGTCGGATCGTCACATCGACCCTGAGTTGCAAGCGATCATGGCAGAGCACGACGCCCTGCGCGCGCAGGGCGTCGATCCTGTGATTGAAGCAAGGAACCGCTCGAAAATGAAGAAAAAGGCTGCGAGACGTGCCCGCGCCAAACGGGTTTCGCCGACGAAAGCGACTTAGTTATTGCTTTAGCCGAATGGCGGATCAGAACCCCATCAGCTTCAGCACCTCCGCCCGGCTGCGCTCGTCGTCGCGGAAGACGCCCATCATGCGGCTCGTCGTCATGGAGACGCCGGTGGTGCGCACGCCGCGGGCGGACATGCAGGCGTGGCTCGCCTCGATCACCACCGCCACGCCCTGCGGCTTCAGGTGGTGCCACACGCAGTCCGCCACCTCCGCCGTCAGCCGCTCCTGCACCTGCAGGCGGCGGGCGAAGCCGTGCAGCACGCGGGCCAGTTTCGATATGCCGACGACGCGGTCGGTGGGCAGGTAGGCGATGTGCGCCTTGCCGATGATCGGCGCCATGTGGTGCTCGCAGTGCGACTGGAACGGGATGTCGCGCAGCAGCACGATCTCGTCATAGCCGCCGACCTCCTCGAAGGTGCGGCTCAGATAGTCGGCGGGATCGACCAGATAGCCCTGGCAATATTCCTTCCACGCCCGCGCCACGCGCTTGGGCGTATCGCGCAGGCCCTCGCGATCGGGATCATCGCCGGACCAGCGGATCAGCGTGCGGATCGCCTCCGCAACCTCGTCCGGCACGGGCAACTTCGCCGCCTCCATCCGGTCGACGATGCTGTCGCCGCCATCGTCGGGTCCGCCGATCTCGCTCATGCTCGCTCTCTCCCGTTCGCTTGCAGCGCAGATGGTGGATCGGGCGGGCGCGGTCAACGCATCGCATCCACTATCAGCTTCAGCCCCACCAGGATCAGCAGCGCGTAGATGATGCCGTAGAAGCGCTGCGCCGACACCCGCCGCACCAGCCACACGCCGGCGAAGGTAGAGGCGATCGCCACCGGCAGCAGCGCCGTCGTGACGAGCAGGGTGGAGCGGCTGAACTGGCCCGCGGCAAGATAGGCCGGCACCTTCATCCAGTTGATCGCGGCGAAGGTGATCGCGGTGGTGCCCACAAATCTGGCCGGCGGCAGGTTGCGCGGGATCACCCACATCTGGAACGGCGGGCCGCCGGCATGGGCGATGTGGCTGGTGAAGCCCGTCGCCACGCCGAACAGCACGCCCACCCACGCCGGCGATCGCGAGGATGCGGCGATGCGCCCGCCGCGCCCCGCCCACAGCCGCTGCACCGCGAACAGGATCGACATGGCGCCGAGCGCGCCGAGCACCACCGTCTCCGGCACCGAGGATGCGAACAGATAGCCGAGCAGCACGCCGATCGCGCCGCCGGACAGCATGATGGCGACGATCCGCCCGTCCCACTCATGCCGGAACGACCAGACGCCGACGACGTCCTGCACGATCAGGATCGGCAGCAGCACCGCCGCCGCCTCCAGCGGCGGCATCACCAGCGCCAGCAGCGGCGGCGAGCACGCCGATGCCGGAGAAGCCGCCCTTGGCCAGCCCCGCGACGAGAACCGCGAGCGTGGTCGCCGCGACGAAGGCGGGATCGGCCGTCATGCCGTCTGCGCCCGCCAGCCGGCGCTTCGTCGAAAGGCGGCTGCAACATGGCGAAACATCCTGACATCCCCGGGCAAAGGCGCGCTCCCATCGATCGGTCTCGACACTATGGAGGACAATGCCGTGCGACGTTCGCGGATGATCGATTGCCGGGCCGGCATCCACCAGCCTTACGGCCGTATCGCCCGGATCGGTGAGGGTATCCAGCGCGCCAGCTGTCGCGGCTGCGGCTGCGCGCTGATGCGCACCGGCGCCACCCGCATGTGGTTCCTGTCCGGCCTGATCGGCTGATCGCGGAAGCGCCGGGCGCAGCGTCTCTTCCCGCGCGCGATCCGGGGCACGGGCGGGCGAAGATCAGTCCGCGCGCAGATCGGACGATAAAGCCCGTCCGATAGTCGCCGCGATCATGACCCGACGAGCCGGAGCAGGCCGGAGCCTGTCTCATCCGACCGCGCCCAGGCCCGATCCGCGCGCACAGGCTCAGGCGCTCACGTCCCCACGCCGTCGTTGCTGATCAGGTCGCCCACCGGGTCGGCGGGCGGATCGGTGACGACGTCCGGCGGCGCGGTGCGGGCGGTGAGGCCGGTCGCGTCGGCATCCTCCAGCATCTGCTCGTCGGGCGACGGCGGCTCGTCCGGCGGCAGCATGTCGGCGATGTTGCCGGCCGGATCGGGCATCTTCGGCGGCGCGGGCTCGGCCTCGCGCGGCGGCGGCGGCGCGGGGCGCGGCGCCTCCTCGACGATGTTCGCCTCCGGTTCCGGCGCGGCCGGCTGCTGCTTCGAGCATCCGGCGAGCAGGGCCGCCGCCAGCAGCCCCGCCGTCATGCCCCGCGTCCATCGCATCGCCGCCATCCTCTTCGCCATGCTCAGCCCGCCGTCGATGCGGTGACGAGGGGCGCGCGGCGGGCGCCCGCCGCGATGCGGCTCGCCAGCATCTCGTCCCACCCGTAGGGGTCGGCGCGGAAGCTCACCTGCCCGCCCGCACTGGCGAAGGCCGTCCAGTAGAGCAGATAGACGGAGATGGGCTGCGGCAGCCGCGCGCGCACGGTGGTGCCGGCATCGATCGCCGTCTGCACCGCATTGCCCTCCCACTTCTCGTCGCCCTTCAGCACCAGTTCCGCAAGGTCGACCGGCCGCTCCAGCCGCACGCAGCCGTGGCTCACCATGCGGGCGTAACGCTCGAACGTGCCCCGGCTGGACGTGTCGTGCAGGTAGACGCCATAGGGATTGTCGAAATCAAACTTGATCCGGCCCAGCGAATTGCCCTCGCCGGGTTTCTGCTGCAGGCGCACGCCGCCGCCATCGAGCGGGATGGTCTTGAAGCCGGCGCGGCGCAGATAGGCCGCGCCCTTCGGCAGCAGCTCCTTCTTGGCGATCGATTGCGGCACGTTCCACGGCGGGTTGATGACGATGCTGTGGATCGACGATTGCAGCATCGGCGTCTCGTCGCCGGGCCGGCCGGTGACGGCGCGCATCGAGGTGACGGGCGCGTCGCCCTTGAACACCGTGAGCACGGCGGCGGCGATGTTCACCTGGATGCGATCGGCCGGCAGATCGGCCGGCAGCCAGCGCCACCGTTCCATGTTCGCCATGATCTGGCGCACGCGCTGCCCGGCCGGCACGTTCAGCGCCGCCAGGGTCTGCCGGGCGGCCACGCCGGTGGGCTCCAGCCCGTAGCGCTTCTGCGCGCGGCGCACGCGCTCGCCCAGCGCCTTGTCGAACGTCTCGGACTTGCCGGACTCGTCGCCATCCTCCACCGAGAGCCGCTTGCGCAGCGCCAGCACGCGCGCGCCGCTGGCGCCGGGGCCGATGTCCGGCCCGTCCGGGATCACGTTCCAGCCGCCGTCGGCCTCGATCTTGCGGTAGGCGGTCAGGCCGCGCCGCAGCGCATCGTAGCCGGCATAGGGCGGCGGCAGCGATGCGATCCAGCTCGCCAGCCGGTCGCTCCGCACGGCGGCGAGGAAGCCCGGCCACGGATCATAGGCCGGCGGCCGCAATCCCCAGGCGGGCAGATAGTCGGCGGAGGCGAGCCGGCCCACGTGCAGCGCGCGGGCATGATCCAGCGCGGCGGTGACGAGCGCCCCGTCGCTGGCATCCAGCGCCGCCGCATGCACCGACGCGGCGGACGTATCGCCGGTTAGCCCGTGGGCGGAGGCGCCGTCCAGCATCTGGCGCAGCAGCTTGGCCTGCGAATCGCTCAGCTTGGGCGCGGGCGGCGGAGCGGGGGCCGGGGCGAGCGGCACGGGCGCGACGGGCAACTGCGCGGCCGCCGCCGGCGGCGATGCCTGCGCGATCACCGGCGCGGAGGCGCCCAGCGACGCGACGGCGATTGCCGCCATGCTCAGGCCGATGAGGGAACGGGCCGGCGCTGCCGGACGACGAACTTGTTTCACGCGTACTCACCCTTTCACGAACGCCCGGTCACATGGGGCGGCGCATCACGGTTCCTAGACCTGCCCGGCGGCTTGGCAAGGCCGCCGCCGGCAAAGCCGCTCGAAACAGCGCGGCGCCTCGGTTAGTGACGTATATGGCCTTCCATCGTGTACCCGCAACGAACCATCCCGCGCTTCGCTCCGGCGCGCGGGGAGCGGCCCGCGGCCTCTCGCGCCGGGCGGTGCTGGCGGGGGGCCTCGCCTTGCCGGCGGTCGCATCCGCCCAGGGCGCGGCGGGCGGCGGGCCGCGCGGCCTGGCGGAGATCGCCACCGCGCTGCGGCCCGATCTGGTCGCCGCCGCCCTCGCCGCCCTCTCCCGCCACGAGCGACAGATCTGGTCGCGCGACGTGGTCGCGATCGTCGATCTCGCTCTGCCCTCGGCGCAGCCGCGTCTGTTCCTGATCGATCTGCTGGCCGGCACGATGACGGCGATGCTGGTCGCCCACGGCAAGGGTTCCGATCCCGATCATGGCGGCATGGCGCGCATCTTCTCGAACGTGGAGGGCTCGATGGCGACGTCGCTCGGCGCCTATCTGACCGGGGAGGCCTATGACGGCGTGCACGGCCGCTCCCGCCGCCTGATCGGCCTCGATCCGACGAACGACGCGGCGGAGGCGCGCGCGATCGTCATCCACGCGGCCTGGTATGTCGGGCCGGAGATCGTCGCGAAGCAGGGCGTGCTCGGCCGCAGCGACGGCTGCTTCGCCGTCTCCACCACCGATATCGGCCCGCTGCTGGCGCGGCTGGGGCGCGGGCGGCTGCTTTACGCCGGCTGATGCTTCGGGGCGCACGACGTCTCCCGGCTTCGTCAAGGCCCGGGATATAGCCGCCGGCGATCCTGGGGTGGATCGACATTCAGCGAATGAAGCCGGTTTGACTTGGCTTTTGTGCAAGCCGCTCATCCTGAGGAGCCATTGAGCCTGTCGAAATGGCGTCCCCGCTCAGCCCCTCCTCAGGATGAGCGGACATGCAAGAAGCTGAATGTCGATCCGGCCTAGCGTGACGCCTCTGCTTTACCGTCGACCCGGCGGATCGGCCGGACCATCGGTTCCGCCTGCCGCCATGGATGCCGGTCGCCCGGCCACGCCACCGTCGCGATCCGCCCTGCGGCGAGTGCGATCGAGAGCCCGCCGGTGCGCGCCAGCAGCGGGCGATCGGCCTTGAACCAGCGCGGCCGGCAGGTGCGCGGCAGCCGGCGGTCGCTCACCACGATGTCGGCCGCGGCGCAGGCGCGGTTCATCGCCGCCACGTCGACCAGATAGGGCGACCGGGTGGCGAGCACCCGCCAGCGACGCCCGCCGCGCATCAGATCGACCGCGCAGAGATCCGGGCCGCACCGCGCGCCCGGCAGCACGTCCAGATCGGCGGCCTCGTCGAACGAACCGCCATTCTCGCCGAGCATGGCGCGGACATAGTCGCCGGCGCGCGGCCGCAGCAGCGCCAGCCTCCCGCCCTCGGCCCGCACCGCCATGTGGCGGCCGTCGCCGGTGACGAGCAGGTCCGGCGGCGGCGTGGCCAGCGCCCAGGCCGCGCCGGCCAGGATCGGGGCGAGGCCCAGCCGCCGCACCCTCGTGCGCCACAAGGCGAGCCACAGGCCGCCCGCGACGATCAGCGCGTACGCGCCGCCCGGCATCGAGGGCAGCGCCGCCACCGCCCCCGGTAGCGCCGCGACATGACGCGCGATCGCCAGCAGCAGCGCCAGCGCACGGCCCGTCAGCCACCAGGCCGGCGCGCCGAGGCCCACCGCGTCCAGCGCCAGTGCCAGCGCCTCCAGCGGCATCACCACGAAGGTGGTGAGCGGAATGGCGACGATGTTGGCGAAGGCGCCGTACAGGCCCGCGCGATGGAAGTGGAACACCGCGATCGGCGCCAGCACGATCTCCACCACCAGCCCGGTCAGCAGCAGCGACAGCAGAGCCCGGCCGATCGCCCGCGCGCGGCTCTCCTCGGCCGGGCCGAAGGCGGCGCGCGTCCACGGATGCTCGTGCAGCGCGACGATGGCGGTCACGGCGGCGAAGCTTAGCTGGAAGCTGGGGCCGGCGATCGCCTCCGGCCGGAACAGCAGCACCACCAGCGCGCCCGTCGCCACCAGCCGCAAGGTCATCGCCTCGCGCCCGATGGCGATGCCGGCCAGCACCAGCAGCGCCGCCACGCAGGACCGCACCGTCGGCACCTCCGCGCCGGCGATGAAGGTGTAGCCGATGCCCGCAAGCGCGCCCGCGCCCGCCGCCACCGGCAGCAGCGGCGCCGACAAGGCGAGGCGCGGGCTCAGCGCCAGCAGGCGCAGCATCAGCAGCATCGTGCCGGCCACCACCGCCGTCACGTGCAGCCCGCTGACGGAGAGCAGGTGGGCGAGGCCGGAGCGGCGCATCGCCTCTGCATCCTCCTCGGCGATCGCGCCCTGATCGCCCGTCACGAAGGCGGCGGCGATCGCCCCCTCCGCGCCCGGCAGCGCGGCGCGGATGTGGCGGGAGAGGCGGTTGCGCACGCCCGCCAGCCACTGCCAGAAGCCGCCGGCGCGCGCGCCCGCATCCACGATCCGCACCGGTCCCAGCGCGCGGCCGGTGGCGCCGAGGCCCTGAAACCAGGCGACGCGCGCGAAATCATAGGCGCCGGGCACGGCCGCCGGCGCGGGCGGCATCAGCCGCGCGCGCAGCACGATCGTGGCGCCGCCGCGCAGGTCCGCCGGCATGTCCTTCTCGGCCACGTTCACCCGCACGTGCGGCGGCAGCGCGGCAGCGGCTCCGGATAGCGGCCCGGTCCGCGAAGCAGGCGGCGCCCCCGCCCCCGAAGCAGGCGATGGCGCGACCCCCGCCACCGGCGCCAGCCGCAGCCGCACCAGCTCGCGCGCGGGCTGCGGCTCCACCGCCTCCACGGTGGCGGCGAAGGTGGCGATGGCGGGGCGGGCCAGGCGCGGCGCGCGCACCGCCTCGCTGCGCCACCACGTGCTGCCGCAGCCGATCGCCAGCGCGAGGCCGCACCAAAGGCCGGCGCGCGCCAGCCGCCGCCCCGGCGCCAGCGCGCCGGCGGCGGCGAGGCCAAGCGCCGCGAGGATGAAACCGGCCCAGCCGGTCGCGTCCGGCAGCAGGAACCAGGCGGCGATGCCGGCGCCCAGCCCCACCGGCAGCCACAGCGGCAGCTGGTCGCGCTCCGCCTCCAGCCAGCGCTCGATCCCGTCGGCGAACGCGCGCATCCGCGCGACCGGCGCGGTTTGTCGCCGGCCGGGTGCCATGCTAGGGGCGGTGCCGAACGTGCCGGGCATCCGGCATGCGTAGAGCGGATCGCGCGATTGCGGAACCGCCCTGCCGATTTCAGCGGCGCGACGTGCCGGCCACCGCGCCTTCCCCGCGCGATCCGGCACACGCGCCACGCGCAAGGAGTATCATGGCGGTGGCAAGTCTGGCGGCGGGCAGCGAGGATCGGGCGGACCGGGATCGCAAGGTGGTGACGCGGTTCGCGCCCTCGCCCACCGGCTTCCTCCACATCGGCGGCGCGCGCACCGCCCTGTTCAACTGGCTCTTCGCGCGCCACCATGGCGGCCGCTTCCTGCTGCGCATCGAGGATACCGATCGCGCCCGCTCCACCCGGCCGGCGATCGACGCCATCCTGGACGGCATGCGCTGGCTGGGACTGGACTGGGACGGGGACGCCGTGTTCCAGTTCGCCCGCGCCGATCGCCATGCGGCGGTGGCGCGCGAGTTGCTGGCGGGCGGCCACGCCTACAAGTGCTTCGCCACCGCCGAGGAGCTGGAGGCGATGCGCGCCGAGCAGAAGGCGAACCGGCAGCCGCTGCGCTACGACGGGCGCTGGCGCGATCGCGATCCGGCCGAGGGTGGCGACGCGCCGTTCGTGATCCGGCTGCGGGCGCCGCGCGAGAGCGCGACCACGATCGAGGATCGCGTGCAAGGCCCGGTGACGGTGCAGAATGGCGAGCTGGACGACATGGTTCTGCTCCGTTCGGACGGTACGCCCACCTACATGCTCGCCGTCGTCGTCGACGATCACGATATGGGCGTGACCCACGTCATCCGCGGCGACGATCATCTCAACAACGCCTTCCGCCAGCTGGCGCTGATCCGCGCGATGGGCTGGGCGGAGCCGGTCTACGCCCATGTGCCGCTGATCCACGGGGCGGACGGGGCCAAGCTCTCCAAGCGCCACGGCGCGCTGGGCGTGGAGGCCTATCGCGACGAGCTGGGGATCCTGCCCGAGGCGCTCTTCAACTATCTGCTGCGGCTCGGCTGGGGGCATGGAGACGCGGAGATCATCAGCCGCGAGCAGGCGACCGAGTGGTTCGATCTCGCCGCCATCGGCCGCTCCCCGTCCCGTTTCGATACGAAGAAGCTGGAGAATCTGAACGGCCACTACATCCGCGAGGCCGCGGACGAGCGGCTGGCGGAGCTTGTCGCTCCTCAGGTCATCGAGGCTGCCGGCCGCGACATCGGCGGTTCGGGGCTCGATCTGCTGCGCCGCGCCATGCCGTTCCTGAAACCGCGCGCGAAGGATCTCCGCGAGCTGGCGGACGCCGCCGGATTTCTGTTTCGCACCCGCCCGTTGGACATGGACGAGCGCGCGTCTTCGCTGCTAGACCCTGCGGCGATCGACCTGCTGGCGGCAGTGCATCGGGCGATCGCGGCGACCGTGGAGTGGAGCGCGCCTGCGCTCGAGGACGCGGTTCGCGGGGTTGCGGATACGGCCGGGATCGGCCTCGGCAAGGTGGCGCAGCCGCTTCGCGCGGCGCTCACCGGCCGGGCCACGTCACCGGGCATTTTCGACGTGCTGGTTCTTCTCGGTCGCGAGGAGAGCCTGGGCCGCCTGAGCGACCGGCTCGCCGGTTGATCGGGCCAGTATGATCCTGACGAGTTTGATCCTTTTGAGGGAGTGAAGGCAGATGGGGGACGGTAGCGCCAAGGTCGAGATCGGCGGCAACGCCACCGACTACAAGGTCCGCTCGGGCACGGTCGGGCCGGACGTGATCGACATCCGCAAGCTGTACGCGAACACCGGCGCGTTCACCTTCGATCCGGGCTTCACCTCCACCGCGAGCTGCGAATCGACCATCACGTACATCGATGGCGACGAGGGCATCCTGCTGCATCGCGGCTACCCGATCGATCAGCTGGCCGAGCAGTCCAGCTTCATGGAAGTCTCCTACCTGCTGCTGAACGGCGAGCTGCCGAGCAAGGCGGAGCTGGAGAAGTTCACCTACACGATCAGCCGCCACACGATGCTGCACGAGCAGCTCTCCACCTTCTATCGCGGCTTCCGGCGCGATGCGCATCCGATGGCGATCATGTGCGGCGTCGTGGGCGCGCTCTCCGCCTTCTACCACGATTCCACCGACATCGCCGATCCGCACCAGCGCATGGTCGCCAGCCACCGGCTGATCGCCAAGATGCCGACGATCGCGGCAATGGCGTACAAATATTCGATCGGCCAGCCCTTCCTCTATCCGCGCAACGACCTGAGCTACACCGGCAATTTTCTGCGCATGACGTTCGGCGTGCCGGCCGAGGAATATGTCGTCGATCCGGTGATCGAGGATGCGATGGACAAGATCTTCATCCTCCACGCCGATCACGAGCAGAACGCCTCCACCTCCACGGTGCGGCTGGCCGGTTCCTCCGGCGCCAATCCGTTCGCCTGCATCGCCGCCGGCATCGCCTGCCTGTGGGGCCCGGCGCACGGCGGCGCCAACGAGGCGGCGCTCAACATGCTGCGCGAGATCGGCACGCCCGATCGCATCCCGGAATATATCGCCCGCGCCAAGAACAAGGACGATCCGTTCCGCCTGATGGGCTTCGGCCACCGCGTCTACAAGAATTTCGATCCGCGCGCGAAGGTGCTGTCCAAGGCGGCGACCGAGGTGCTGGACAAGATGGGCCGCAACGATCCGGTGCTGGATACCGCGCGCGAGCTGGAGCGGATCGCCCTCAGCGACCCCTATTTCATCGACAAGAAGCTGTATCCGAACGTCGATTTCTACTCGGGCGTGATCCTCTCGGCGATCGGCTTCCCGACGACGATGTTCACCGTGCTGTTCGCGCTGGCCCGCACCGTCGGCTGGGTGGCGCAGTGGAACGAGATGATCTCCGATCCGGAGCAGAAGATCGGCCGCCCGCGCCAGCTCTACACCGGCGCGGCCATGCGCGACTACATCCAGGTCGGCAAGCGCTGAGGCAGTCTCCTCCTCCCCTTCGGGGAGGAGGTCGGAAAGCGGGGAAGTCGGGCTTCCGCCGCCTATCGCGCCGGCAGGGTCAGCACGAAGCGGGCGCCCTGGCCCGGCGCGCTGTCCACCGTTATGTCGCCGCCCATCGCCCGCGCCAGCCGGCGCGAGATGTAGAGGCCAAGGCCCGTGCCGCCCGGCTCGCTCGGGTCGACCCGCTCGAACTTCTCGAAGATGCGCGACTGATCCTCGGCCGCCAGCCCCTTGCCCTGATCGGCCACCACCACCGATGCGGTGCGACCACCCGGCTCACAGCGCACCCACAGCATGCCGCCCTCCGGCGAGTAGCGCACGGCGTTGCCGATGAGGTTGACGAGGATCTGGAGCACGCGGCGGAAATCGCCGTGCACCGGCGCCGCCTCGTCCTCCGCCGGTCGATCGATCCGCACGCCGCGATCCGCCGCCCGCACGCCGAGCAGCCCCGCCGCGCGGCGCGCCACGTCGGCCAGGTCGATCGGCTCGGGCGCGACGGTGAAGTCGGGTCGCTCGATCGCCTGGAGATCGACGAGATCGCCCACCAGCGCCAGCAGATGCCGCCCCGCCGTCGCGATATCGGTGGCATAGGCGGAGTAATCGCGCCGCAGCGGCCCCTCCGACTGGGCGCGGATCGTCTCGGCATTGGCCACGATGCGATCGAGCGGGCCGCGCAGCGCCGCGTCCAGCCGCTCGCCGAACGCATCCGCGTTCACCGCGCCCGGCCCGCCCGCCGCCTCCGCCGGCACGATCGTCGCGGCCCCGCTGAAGCCGGCCAGGCGGCCCAGCCCGTCGATCAGCGGCGCGCCGGCCAGCCGCACCTGCTCGCCGCTGACGGCGACGGTGGCGTGCTGATCGGCGAAGCGGCGCTGCATCGCCACCGCCTCCAGCATCGGCAGCGCGCCCTGCTCCCCCGGCTGCAAGGTGAACAGCCGCGTCAGCGGATCGCCCGTCGATACGCCGGAATGGGGCGGCACCAGGCTGACGATGCGCAGCGCCGCGTCCGTCGCGAAGGTCCAGTCGGCATCGGCGCGCGTGAAATCCTGCTCGCGGGCCGGCAGGTCGGCCGATGCCGGCACGGCGGCACGACGGTTCCAGCCGGCGATCGCCAGGCTTACCCCGCCGTCGTCCGGCTGCGCGCGCACCCAGAGATCGAGATCGCCTTCCTCGTCCGCCACCAGCACGCCGCGCGAGACGACGATGCCGATGCGCCGCACCAGCCGCACCAGCGCGGCGAGCTGCGGCGGCGCGAGCACGCCGCCCTCCTGCCCGCCCGCGCGCAGGTGCAGCGTCAGCAACTCCGGATCGGCCTCCACCAGCCGGCCCTGCCCGTCGACACGGCCGCGCACCGGCGCCAGGCGGCCGCTCACCGATCGGTTCCGCGGGCGAGTTCGGCGATGGCGTCGACGTAGACGGGATCGATCCGCCACAAGGCGAGCGCGGCGGATGCGCGGTCCGGCGTCATGCCGCCATAGGCCTCGATCCGGTCGGCCAGCGCATCCTCGTCGCCCTCGTCCGTCAGGCGCAGCGCCATATCGGCCGCCTGCGGCGGGGCGAGGTCGGCGCCGCGACACAGCAGCAGCAGGCGCCCGACATCGGGATCGATCATCATGTCCCACG encodes:
- a CDS encoding citrate synthase, which translates into the protein MGDGSAKVEIGGNATDYKVRSGTVGPDVIDIRKLYANTGAFTFDPGFTSTASCESTITYIDGDEGILLHRGYPIDQLAEQSSFMEVSYLLLNGELPSKAELEKFTYTISRHTMLHEQLSTFYRGFRRDAHPMAIMCGVVGALSAFYHDSTDIADPHQRMVASHRLIAKMPTIAAMAYKYSIGQPFLYPRNDLSYTGNFLRMTFGVPAEEYVVDPVIEDAMDKIFILHADHEQNASTSTVRLAGSSGANPFACIAAGIACLWGPAHGGANEAALNMLREIGTPDRIPEYIARAKNKDDPFRLMGFGHRVYKNFDPRAKVLSKAATEVLDKMGRNDPVLDTARELERIALSDPYFIDKKLYPNVDFYSGVILSAIGFPTTMFTVLFALARTVGWVAQWNEMISDPEQKIGRPRQLYTGAAMRDYIQVGKR
- a CDS encoding sensor histidine kinase; translation: MSGRLAPVRGRVDGQGRLVEADPELLTLHLRAGGQEGGVLAPPQLAALVRLVRRIGIVVSRGVLVADEEGDLDLWVRAQPDDGGVSLAIAGWNRRAAVPASADLPAREQDFTRADADWTFATDAALRIVSLVPPHSGVSTGDPLTRLFTLQPGEQGALPMLEAVAMQRRFADQHATVAVSGEQVRLAGAPLIDGLGRLAGFSGAATIVPAEAAGGPGAVNADAFGERLDAALRGPLDRIVANAETIRAQSEGPLRRDYSAYATDIATAGRHLLALVGDLVDLQAIERPDFTVAPEPIDLADVARRAAGLLGVRAADRGVRIDRPAEDEAAPVHGDFRRVLQILVNLIGNAVRYSPEGGMLWVRCEPGGRTASVVVADQGKGLAAEDQSRIFEKFERVDPSEPGGTGLGLYISRRLARAMGGDITVDSAPGQGARFVLTLPAR
- the gltX gene encoding glutamate--tRNA ligase, producing the protein MAVASLAAGSEDRADRDRKVVTRFAPSPTGFLHIGGARTALFNWLFARHHGGRFLLRIEDTDRARSTRPAIDAILDGMRWLGLDWDGDAVFQFARADRHAAVARELLAGGHAYKCFATAEELEAMRAEQKANRQPLRYDGRWRDRDPAEGGDAPFVIRLRAPRESATTIEDRVQGPVTVQNGELDDMVLLRSDGTPTYMLAVVVDDHDMGVTHVIRGDDHLNNAFRQLALIRAMGWAEPVYAHVPLIHGADGAKLSKRHGALGVEAYRDELGILPEALFNYLLRLGWGHGDAEIISREQATEWFDLAAIGRSPSRFDTKKLENLNGHYIREAADERLAELVAPQVIEAAGRDIGGSGLDLLRRAMPFLKPRAKDLRELADAAGFLFRTRPLDMDERASSLLDPAAIDLLAAVHRAIAATVEWSAPALEDAVRGVADTAGIGLGKVAQPLRAALTGRATSPGIFDVLVLLGREESLGRLSDRLAG